The following coding sequences are from one Leishmania donovani BPK282A1 complete genome, chromosome 3 window:
- a CDS encoding 6-phosphofructo-2-kinase/fructose-2,6-biphospha ta se,putative codes for MSEASASPAADDQEGVTQGDGDDNHGRLPQPQQQQPHRRDVSFLMYGSQALQQHMQSRTGGALTVSPPSPGDVGLELPVRPRLSPFSTPTYSATTRTLADLQVWRCGVSGRGSGRARGAFGAADGGSRSRGTGSLVSAASELATHARCGSSGALEAAALPQNQPLRHRLGTHSRYGSVCLASPTSPSTAKSSTQRSPAETARYGNASMSGTAGFNEHLPAEAAQRTPVHVNASPTTTTTSPITAGAGIDRSSQRVCRKQRSNPVGLTASAQAWHWGAAPVAAVAFQQQQQKGRGRQRRAVAASSEGALGRRRGGNVPAPLFSNVPTTAAMGAAVAARAHKSASNPSTSVSSPTTKVQLRRTAPTSSTSGRTAVFPSPHATPMSSGGGSLPDAESPAALESSPAQLLSGRGMLTTNTPTTELKRALSHTKAAPMSLASKVSGEDAQAPSEATTAATPFSTCAPAPSASVSAGAAAPATSYDAARRLGVRHTFATLDPTGTVSFGPATGDSAADGAEAEDDIVAADAAGQQHLVATGQPQHSDDSRGDLPRVTSFASREEGSIYSLVDSHQTSEHTCALPASVTDEDMVEAAAAAAAAAAAATTGTARAFRTEARTTLYLQGVDDAHMQKAPQSLDIDRAAALGGASSQSRAAGGATGGAVASDSLEEEALLRQGLETGGSAGIRSVNRAAMLKRSLTAPSYLIGMSSATALGGLLGNSTATSPLWPKQQQQQANNSGVLSATAALGQRTTSVASNSFWSSSSANMNAISNNSIAGIAGGVSAINVGAGSLGTFVNSSTLFSGSSTVAGASTLRDPFAASVVMQQNRSALIAELKRRRHRLHKQLELLQKEATARNIFALVRASNASQLQYLLQEGLCNVNDRDYNGCTPLHVAAGEGNQAIVRVLLSFGANVVAVDNNGRTPLDCAAANRHSGVARYLLTVIRSKHLIQDGGDGAVTGSGGDDSSPATVRSAKRAADEGSADMSAYPSSSTSPIGHSSAQRRNLDSAGGVLPLGNSPAGSLTLCAGTATQIDTSVQYQSASSGSSLIQSPGLPPPPSRQPQQQRHPVSLSSAASTPSPSRPSNLNRYPAKATASVTTMDAESWSDSDVPPHAVGWGIHSAPAEAAAARSAPSQASVAADTTAASDAPPAATPKPPAWLTMYDTRVPASRSLPQRLASQQEARVMANSAGAYSTLTTHERLASMSTPRWRHNNIPHGSSPQRPVFLSSLDSTAAAHSRGLIAAESNAGAATTAPSSPPFSSSRSHESTAPLPITLGINGPATSFGSGSASVGGHLLERHVMSAPTYLADAMDECSGEGTGQAAMQQPPSRTHSSTSLITTTAATAAGAMAGWHDSDEPLADTNAEGILDAFLGRRGYCSTHRRRMQSESGSSPHGAFASASSDWLRSGSPPILSAGEDKQQRSRNDYNFNATGSFPGEVPSKLCPPPAPTAATGAATTAVATPATSAAASGGGAQQRHMLLRPPRRPDSRSPAAERGGATTTADAVACPMRILHPLQLLGVDSHEELSGYHGRAATSMTSSTTAATAASGGGSPRGAGAASSSLCDMGQQSFEEHHHHYRLTAFGVLGNQQQLRGKYSCDGHSTPPPLLQAPRAVCDPAKLEAAVAEPASPSGGGGGDGGNSSSAITKNGNSDVTSFFSVPVVAAPSSSSNATAVPAETAKVLVAASAAAPAAAPTAGSHTAEEQPFLQEMHHELVELAALHHSSYTTISDTVSVIVCMVGLPGRGKSFISKRLVRYMNWKGVPCKVFNAGNYRRQLLGVEATAGADFFNPDNPQGAQLRERMAELACEDLVNFIASHSLAVGILDATNTTRKRRAWLSDYFQKEAQRHAVPYRLLFIESVCTDDTIVTENILRSKCGNDDFRNLKDVSAVISEFRNRILQYEKVYETLEPEERMPYIKIVNVKHHVILHRVPNGLGSRIAFFLLNLHPIAFPIYVALPGETVGDSKHVYGGDERLTAQGEAYALALKHFIQDRYVPHMVVLHATNYCVLSTLAPLMEGATQEEDASALQVSSSANQHSAPAGQQCAAKATLAPADAVATTGSGPSTPNASSEAPQDPQQHGGGVAEEQSVHEDNSDQVDADEEDVGDEVLCAVPGLDNINFGRFSGHTAAWVKEKYPRLSALLYDVDDEDVVGDARAGAAAAGQQHQSRKGSGEADATASSAPVGSVTAAEWLAAPLPPRVHYATHEEAVSHLQRALSGADPRLSYCTQLPNGESCRQVNVRLEPALMAVMRTQSPVFVVAPAVPAQGILSFFMDVIPELSPTIRIPKGCVIEIGVKDGITVHPLLPNALPERMTRSPLTVLPEIQDAIREVAAASSMETCAARTCAKVSAPTQAGGCTAVGGGAAALLSAVAAGSEAGGSVKGDACPVNASAS; via the coding sequence ATGAGCGAGGCGAGTGCGTCGCCCGCCGCGGACGACCAAGAGGGTGTTACTcagggcgacggcgacgacaacCACGGTCGCCTaccgcaaccgcagcagcagcagcctcacCGACGTGATGTTTCATTCCTCATGTACGGCAGCcaagcactgcagcagcacatgcaGAGCCGAACAGGAGGGGCGTTGACCGTGAGCCCACCAAGCCCCGGAGACGTCGGTCTTGAGTTGCCTGTGCGGCCCCGCCTGTCCCCCTTCAGCACCCCGACATATtccgcgacgacgcgcacCCTGGCAGACCTGCaggtgtggcgctgcggcgttaGCGGCAGAGGTAGTGGTCGCGCGCGCGGAGCGTTTGGCGCAgcggacggcggcagcagaagtCGCGGAACAGGCTCGCTCGTTTCCGCGGCATCGGAACTCGCCACGCAtgcgcggtgcggcagcagtggcgcgttggaggcagcggcgctcccCCAGAACCAACCACTGCGCCATCGCCTAGGCACGCACTCGCGGTACGGCAGCGTCTGTCTCGCCTCGCCGACCTCGCCATCCAcggcgaagagcagcacgcagAGGTCGCCAGCCGAGACGGCGCGGTATGGCAACGCAAGTATGTCTGGCACCGCGGGTTTTAACGAGCACCTCCCagccgaagcggcgcagcgcacaccCGTACACGTCAACGCTagccccaccaccaccaccacatcgCCGATCACCGCGGGAGCCGGGATTGATAGAAGCAGTCAGCGCGTCTGTAGAAAGCAGCGGAGCAACCCGGTGGGGTTGACGGCAAGTGCACAGGCCTGGCACTGGGGTGCGGCGCcagtggctgcggtggccttccagcaacagcagcagaagggTCGcggccgtcagcgccgcgccgtcgccgcttcGAGCGAGGGGGCGctcggccgccggcgtggcggcaacgtgccagcgccgctcttctccaATGTTCCGACGACCGCGGCAATGGGCGCGGCGGTAGCGGCCCGGGCGCATAAATCAGCGTCGAACCCGAGCACGTCCGTGAGTAGTCCAACGACcaaggtgcagctgcggcgcactGCGCCGACGTCTTCCACCTCTGGCCGCACGGCCGTCTTTCCATCCCCACACGCGACGCCGATGTCCAGCGGTGGGGGCAGCTTGCCAGACGCTGAgtctcctgcagcgctggAGTCCTcaccggcgcagctcctgaGTGGCAGAGGCATGCTCACCACTAATACTCCAACGACGGAGCTGAAGCGAGCTCTCTCGCATACCAAGGCAGCGCCCATGTCGCTCGCGAGCAAGGTGTCTGGCGAGGACGCGCAGGCTCCGTCCGAGGCGACCACGGCCGCGACACCATTCTCCACttgcgcacctgcaccaTCAGCATCAGTGTCGGCAGGTGCCGCGGCCCCTGCCACCTCTTACGATGCGGCACGCCGCCTTGGTGTGCGGCACACTTTCGCCACGCTGGATCCTACGGGCACGGTCAGCTTCGGGCCGGCGACCGGCGACAGTGCCGCTGATGGCGCAGAGGCGGAAGATGATATCGTGGCGGCCGATGCAGCAGGTCAGCAGCACTTGGTGGCGACGGGCCAGCCACAGCACAGTGACGACAGTCGCGGCGATCTTCCACGCGTCACGAGTTTTGCATcgagggaggaaggcagCATATACAGCCTCGTCGACTCACATCAGACTTCCGaacacacatgcgcgctcCCGGCCTCCGTCACCGACGAGGACATGgtggaggccgccgccgccgccgcagcagcagcagcagcagcaacaacaggCACGGCGAGGGCCTTCAGGACGGAGGCGCGTACGACCCTCTATCTGCAGGGTGTCGAcgatgcacacatgcagaaGGCACCGCAGTCCCTCGACATTGATCGCGCGGCGGCCCTCGGTGGCGCCTCTTCGCAGTCCCGTGCGgcaggcggcgccaccggtgGTGCGGTGGCTTCCGACTCACTGGAGGAAGAGGCTCTCCTGCGACAAGGCTTGGAAACTGGCGGTAGCGCTGGCATCAGGTCGGTGAATCGCGCAGCGATGCTGAAGCGCTCGCTCACTGCCCCGTCGTACCTGATCGGCATGagctcggcgacggcgttggGCGGGCTGCTTGGCAACAGCACGGCCACGTCTCCGCTGTGGCCgaaacagcaacagcagcaggcgaacAATTCCGGTGTGCTGAGCGCTACCGCCGCTCTGGGCCAGCGCACCACCAGCGTCGCCAGCAACTCTTTCTGGAGCTCAAGCAGCGCCAACATGAACGCCatcagcaacaacagcatcGCCGGCATCGCGGGCGGGGTGTCAGCTATCAACGTTGGTGCAGGAAGCTTGGGCACCTTCGTCAACTCCTCTACCCTCTTCTCTGGCAGCTCCACGGTAGCCGGCGCCTCCACGCTGCGCGATCCCTTCGCCGCGTCCGTCGTCATGCAGCAGAACAGGTCCGCGCTGATCGCTGAGCtcaagcggcggcgacatcgGCTGCACAAGCAGCTGGAACTGTTGCAgaaggaggcgacggcgcgcaacATCTTCGCCCTCGTCCGCGCCAGCAACGCCTCGCAACTGCAGTACCTCCTGCAGGAGGGACTGTGCAATGTAAACGACCGCGACTACAACGGCTGCACCCCGCTGCACGTGGCGGCCGGAGAGGGCAATCAAGCCattgtgcgcgtgctcctCTCCTTCGGTGCCAATGTCGTGGCTGTCGACAACAACGGCCGCACGCCACTcgactgcgccgcggcgaaccggcacagcggcgtcgcccgCTATCTGCTCACTGTAATCCGCAGCAAGCACCTCATCCAggacggcggtgacggtgctgtcaccggcagcggaggtgaCGATAGCTCACCTGCGACCGTGCGAAGCGCAAAACGGGCCGCAGATGAGGGCTCTGCTGACATGAGCGCGTACCCGAGCTCGTCTACCTCACCCATCGGCCACTCCTCGGCGCAACGGCGCAACTTGGACAGTGCCGGAGGCGTCCTGCCTCTCGGCAACTCGCCGGCAGGCTCCCTCACGctgtgcgccggcaccgctACACAGATAGACACCTCCGTGCAGTACCAATCTGCATCGTCGGGGTCGTCGCTCATACAGTCGCCGGGGCTgcccccacctccctcccggcaaccgcagcagcagcggcacccagTCTCGTTGTCCTCGGCTGCCTCCACACCGTCGCCCTCCAGGCCCTCAAACTTGAACCGGTATCCTGCCAAggccaccgcctctgtcACCACTATGGACGCGGAGAGCTGGAGCGACAGCGAtgtgccgccgcacgcggtggggtggggcaTCCACTCTGCCCCTGCagaagcggccgccgcccgctCGGCGCCGAGCCAAGCATCTGTGGCTGCCGACACGAcggccgccagcgacgcgcCCCCCGCTGCGACACCGAAGCCGCCGGCTTGGCTGACCATGTACGACACCAGAGTCCCTGCGTCGCGATcgttgccgcagcgcctcgcgtCACAGCAAGAAGCAAGGGTGATGGCGAATTCAGCGGGTGCCTACAGCACTCTGACGACACACGAGCGCTTGGCGTCCATGTCGACCCCGCGATGGCGGCACAACAACATTCCCCACGGCAGCTCCCCGCAGAGGCCTGTGTTCCTGTCTTCGCTAGACtcgacagcagccgcgcactCTCGCGGTCTCATCGCGGCGGAGTCAAACGCAGGCGCCGCCACAAcggcgccctcctcgccgcccttcagcagcagccgcagtcacgagagcacggcgccgctgcccatcacGCTCGGCATAAACGGCCCCGCCACCAGTTTTGGTAGCGGTAGCGCCAGTGTGGGCGGACATCTCCTCGAGCGGCACGTCATGTCGGCGCCGACGTACCTGGCGGATGCGATGGacgagtgcagcggcgaaggCACGGGCcaggcggcgatgcagcaaccgccatcacgcacgcactctaGCACGTCCCTCATCACGActaccgccgccactgccgcgggTGCGATGGCTGGCTGGCACGACAGTGATGAGCCGCTCGCGGACACCAATGCCGAGGGCATCTTAGATGCCTTCCTTGGCCGGCGCGGTTACTGCAGcacgcatcgccgtcgcatgcagagcgagagcggcagcagcccccaTGGCGCCTTTGCTTCCGCGTCGTCGGACTGGTTGCGGAGTGGCAGTCCACCCATACTCTCCGCGGGGGAAGACAAGCAGCAACGCAGCCGTAACGACTACAACTTCAACGCGACAGGAAGCTTTCCTGGCGAGGTGCCCAGCAAACTCTgtcctccgccagcgccgacggcggcgaccggCGCGGCGACAACGGCAGTTGCCACCCCAGCAacttcggcagcagcgtccggcggtggtgcgcagcagcggcacatgCTCCtgcgtccgccgcggcgtccaGACAGCCGCTCCCCAGCGGCCGAGCGGGGAGGCGCCACAACGACTGCGGATGCGGTCGCCTGCCCCATGCGCATCCTGCACCCCTTGCAACTTCTTGGCGTTGACTCGCACGAGGAGTTGAGTGGCTATcacggccgcgccgccacgtcgaTGACCTCATCGAcgaccgcggcgacggccgcctCCGGTGGCGGCTcgccgcgtggcgccggcgcggcgagcagcagcctTTGCGACATGGGCCAGCAGTCGTTTGAAGAgcatcaccaccactaccgccTGACCGCGTTCGGCGTGCTGGGcaaccagcagcagctgagaGGCAAGTACTCCTGTGACGGGcactcgacgccgccgccgctgcttcaaGCGCCGCGTGCCGTATGCGACCCAGCCAAGCTAGAGGCCGCTGTGGCTGAGCCTGCCTCAccaagcggcggcggcggcggcgatggcggcaacagcagcagcgccatcacgaAGAATGGTAACAGCGATGTAACGTCATTCTTCTCTGTCCCCGTCGTAGCGGCCCCGTCTTCGTCGAGCAACGCCACTGCCGTCCCTGCCGAGACTGCCAAAGTCCTGGtagcagcatcagcggcggcaccggcggcggctccgaCGGCCGGTAGCCACACAGCCGAGGAGCAACCCTTCCTGCAGGAGATGCACCACGAGCTGGTGGAGCTggccgcgctgcaccactCGAGCTACACCACGATCAGCGACACGGTCTCGGTCATTGTGTGCATGGTGGGGCTGCCAGGGCGAGGCAAGAGTTTCATCAGCAAGCGGCTCGTGCGCTACATGAACTGGAAAGGTGTGCCGTGCAAGGTGTTCAACGCCGGCAACtaccggcggcagctgctcggGGTCGaggccaccgctggcgcggaCTTCTTCAATCCGGACAACCCGCAaggagcgcagctgcgggagcGCATGGCGGAGCTGGCCTGCGAGGATCTCGTCAACTTCATTGCCTCCCACTCGCTCGCCGTCGGTATCCTCGACGCAACGAACACGACGCGCAAGCGACGGGCGTGGCTGTCGGACTACTTCCAGAAAGAGGCACAGCGGCATGCGGTGCCGTACCGGCTTCTCTTCATCGAATCCGTGTGCACCGACGACACCATCGTCACGGAGAACATCTTGCGCAGCAAGTGCGGCAACGATGACTTCAGGAACCTCAAGGACGTCAGCGCCGTCATCTCCGAGTTCCGCAACCGCATCTTGCAGTACGAGAAGGTTTACGAAACGCTAGAACCCGAGGAACGGATGCCGTACATTAAGATCGTCAACGTCAAGCACCACGTCATACTGCACCGCGTGCCGAACGGATTGGGCAGTCGCATCGCTTTCTTCCTCCTAAATCTTCACCCCATCGCCTTCCCGATTTACGTGGCACTGCCCGGCGAGACCGTCGGTGACAGCAAGCACGTCTACGGTGGTGACGAGCGGCTGACGGCCCAAGGCGAGGCCTACGCACTGGCGCTGAAGCACTTCATTCAAGATCGATACGTTCCGCACatggtggtgctgcacgcCACCAACTACTGCGTGCTGAGCACGCTGGCACCGCTGATGGAGGGCGCTACGCAGGAAGAAGACGCCTCTGCGCTGCAGGTATCCAGCAGCGCGAACCAGCACAGCGCGCCGGCGGGGCAGCAATgtgcggcgaaggcgaccCTCGCGCCAGCCGATGCGGTCGCGACTACCGGCAGTGGACCGTCGACGCCGAACGCATCGAGCGAGGCGCCGCAGgatccgcagcagcacggcggggGCGTCGCGGAGGAGCAGTCCGTGCACGAGGACAACAGCGACCAGGTAGATgcagacgaggaggacgtaGGCGATGAGGTGCTCTGCGCGGTGCCGGGACTTGACAACATCAACTTCGGGCGCTTCAGCGGCCACACAGCCGCATGGGTAAAGGAAAAATACCCTCGGCTGTCTGCGCTCCTGTACGACGTGGACGACGAAGACGTGGTCGGCGACGCAAgggccggcgcagcagcagcagggcagcagcaccagtcACGCAAGGGCAGCGGTGAAGCGGACGCGACTGCATCGTCGGCGCCAGTCGGGAGTGTCACGGCCGCGGAATGGCTCgcggcccccctcccgccgcgGGTACACTATGCCACGCATGAGGAGGCCGTctcgcacctgcagcgcgcccTGAGCGGTGCTGACCCGCGCCTGTCCTACTGCACCCAGCTACCGAATGGTGAGAGCTGCCGGCAGGTCAACGTCCGCCTGGAGCCGGCGCTGATGGCCGTCATGCGCACGCAGTCCCCCGTGTTCGTCGTCGCGCCGGCCGTGCCAGCACAGGGTATCCTGTCCTTCTTCATGGACGTCATCCCTGAGCTGTCGCCGACCATCCGTATCCCGAAAGGGTGCGTGATCGAGATCGGCGTCAAGGACGGCATCACCGtgcacccgctgctgccgaacgCGCTGCCGGAGAGGATGACACGCTCCCCGCTAACGGTGCTGCCGGAGATCCAGGACGCCATTCGTGAggtggccgctgccagcTCCATGGAGACGTGCGCAGCGAGAACGTGTGCGAAGGTGAGCGCCCCGACACAGGCTGGCGGTTGCACTGctgtgggtggtggtgctgctgcactcctCAGTGCGgtcgctgccggcagcgAAGCAGGGGGGAGCGTGAAGGGTGATGCGTGCCCGGTGAACGCGAGCGCCTCTTGA